Genomic segment of uncultured Desulfobacter sp.:
AGAGAGATGAGAAGATGGATGAATTGTAACGAAATAAAACCAAAAAGAAATATTTTTCTTGGGGTCTGTTTGGTGGTCGCCCTGATTTTAAACACACCCTATGCAATGGGAGCTGAAACCGGAGACGAAGAGTCCCAAACAGACGTTCAGGAATTAGAACCGCTCACGGTGACAGGGTCAAAACGGTCAACCCGGCCGGATCTCCAACCCGACAGTTTGACCAATCCCTACCGGACCGAAGCCAGTACCGAGTTTGCCACTGAGGTGTTCACCCGGGAGGATATTAAAAATTTTAAACCCAAGGACTTGAATGACCTCATTGACAAGGCCGCAGGGATCGATATCACATACCAGGGCCGAAAGAGTCCATATTTTATCCGACAGCGGGGCGGCGGAAGTTTCACCTACATCATTGACGGTGCCGTGCTGCCCCCATCGGTCAACCGGATTCTTTACAAGTTTCCGGTGGCGTCCATTGAAGAGTTGAAAGTCGTCAGAGGCGCCACCTCTCTCACCCTGGGGCCGACCATCCCCATTGGTGCATCCAGTTCGGGATCAGGGATCAACACCGGGTTTATCATTATCCGGACCCGGCAGCCGGAAAAAACCGAAGGCACCTTGCGCACCAGTGTTGAAAAGTCTGTGGGCGGACATCCGGTGGGCTATTCCGCAGACCTGTATGTCGGTACCCGCATGAAGAACGAAGCCGGCACCGAGGCATATGTCGGCGTCCTGGGTTCTAAAATGGACCGGTCAAGCCAGGATACCTGGTTCGACGGCCAGGAGTCCTATGGGGGGATGGCCAATGCCGGATTCTCGGCAGGAAAATTCAACCTCAACATGATGGTGTACCAGGACACAGGACGGTTCGAGATGCAGCGCGGTGTCCTGGAGGATGGAAGCCTGGATGACGCCAAGTGGTACTACGACCCCCTGAAAGTCAGGGTATTGTCAACGGACGGGAGCCTGAAATGGACTTCAAATCAAGTAACGCTTTTTAACGTATTCAAAACCGATTATGAGCAGAATGAACATAACGGATACTTTGATTCCACAAGCGTTACGGAGAAAGAAGAGTACACCGAGGAGACATCCGGATTCGGCCTGCGTCACAATGCCCGGTTCGGCGGCACCCTGGTTCAGGCCGGAATTCAGATGTCCAGCAGCACGGGATATGGCCCCAATCTCAGCAAGGGCTACAACCGGTATGACACAACGGTCACAGGTTTTTCCGCCTCGGTGGAGCAGTCTCTTTTCAATAATAACCTGATCCTGGATCTTGGCGGCCGCTGGGATGAAAAACATATCGACAATTCCAGTGCGGCCAGGAGTGAAAGTTTGGCCAATGATGATGCCAACAATGATGTGGATATGGCCCCGGCAAAAGTGGTTGCCTTTGGTGCTCATTGGAAGATGACAGACCGGGTGACATTGGACGGCCGGTATTTTTACGGGGATCAGGGCACATCCGGTGATTTTGACATGCGGCTGGAAGACGATGCAACGCCCCATGCAGAAAAACAGGAACGCATTGAAATCGGCCTGGGCGTAAAGATTGTTTCCTTTTTTAACCCGACCCTTACCTGGTTTCGCGTTGATACGGAAAATGAAAAAAGCGCCACATCCGACACCTATGAAACGGATACCGGCACCTATTATTATTACACCGAGTCCGACACACTGCGGCAGGGAATAGAGTTGGCGGTTCAGGGAACGATTTGTCAAAATACTTTTTATAAAGCCAGCTGGACCTACATGCTTAAAAACGAGAGCACCAGCGACGGCGTTACAACCGATGAAATCGGTCTCTATTCACCTGAGAATATTTTCGGATTGACCCTGACACACCACTGGAACGCTTACCGCTTCAATCTGTCCGTCAAGCAGGTGGATGAATGGACCAGTACCCGCAGTGCCAGGAGCGACGTAACAACCGGCGGGCTGGGCGGATATACCCGGGTGGATGCCAATATTTCCCGGGATTTTATCTTGCGCAATATGCTCATGAACGTGGCGATTTTTGGACGGAACCTGGGGGATGAAAACTATTCCACACGCTATGTGACAGGATATTACCCGGACCGCGGCCGGACCCTTGGTATGGAAGTCTCTTTCTCTTTTTAAGGAAAATTATCATGGCAAATTTAACGTGTCATATCTGCGAACAGGGCTGCGTTCTTGCCGAAGGAAAAACCGGCGTATGCGGCATGTACGAACAAAAAAACGGGCGCATTGAAGAACGGTTCGCCGACCAGTACCTGGTTGCCTGCCCCATCTCCATTGAAACCATGCCCATTCTGCACTATTTCCCCGGGGGAAAGTTCCTCCAGATCAGCACCACCGGCTGCAATTTCAATTGCCCGGGCTGTATTTCCACCACCATTGTCCGGGAAATGCCCCGGGAGAGCCGGGTGTTTCAAACCCTGACACCGGAACAGATCGTTGAAAAAGCGATCCAGGAAGGTTGCATGGGCATTGCGTTTTTAATGAATGATCCTTTGGCCTCTTTTCCGACATTTCTGCGTGTGGCAAAATTGGCGCGGGCCAAAGGGCTTCAGGTAGGCTGTTCTTCAAATACCTATTTTACTGAAACGTCTCTGGTCCAGATCACACCGTATCTGAATTTCATTAACGTCGGCATGAAAGGGTTTTTGGATAACGCCTATTATCGGTGTGGGGCCTCATCCGGGATTGCGCCGGTTTTGCGCAACATCCGGACTCTGGTCGCTTCCGGTGTCCATGTTGAGATCTCGGCCATCCTGATGAAAGACAATGAAGAAGAACTCGCAGATCTGGCCATGTTTATTGCACAGATCTCCCCAACCATCCCGTTTCAGGTGATGCGGTTTATTCCCTTTGAAAATGCGGACATCTCCCAGGAACCCACGGTATGTGAGGCCGAAGAGTTCTGCAGAACGCTTCGAAAAATACTGCCCTTTGTCTACCTGTTCAATACCCCGGGCACCGAACTGCTTCATACCACCTGCCCCAAATGCAACCTGACGGTTTACAGGCGCAATTTTTACGGTCCCATGGGCGCAAAACCCTATGGGGTGCTCCCGGCATCCGAGAACGATGGTAAATGCCCCCAATGCCGGTGTGATCTGAACATGATCGGGGCATCCTCGGATTCCGCCTTTCAGGAAGGTGACTTTGAAGGGGGATATCCGTTTACCCGTGCCCTGGAAATTGTGGAAGCCATGCTGATTGCCATGGGTGTGCGTGACAAAAGAAAATTGGCAAAGGCCTGGGAGTCGCTTCTTGAAAAGGGGGGCTTAAAAAAACTGCACCATGGGATTCAAACCCCCCGGACCTATATTGAAACAGTTCGGCGTTTCGGTAAAATTGCCGATGCATCTGAATCCGCAGAAGATCTGGCCGGATTTCTGGAAGAAAAACTGGCATACATCAACGCCGGTGTCTCAATGGCGACCCATTTGCCGCGTGTCTACTATACCATGGCAAAGCCGCTTTTTTACATTAATCACGAAAGATTGGAAAACCAGTTGGTGGAAACGGCCGGGGGGATCAGTGTGAACAAATCCATGGATTCAGTCGGGCGGCCCGGCCGGAATTTTACAAAGGAGCGATTGGTCGCGCTCAATCCGGATGTCATTTTCATTTCGGCGTTTATTTCCAACTCTGTGACCGATTTTTGCGAAGAGTGCCTGCAATTGGACATTCAGGTCAATGCGGTGAAAAAAGAACAGATTTATACGCCCCCTTCACCGGGGTGGGATTTCGGTAGTCCCCGTTGGATCCTGGGATTGATGTTCATGGCCAATGTGCTGCACCCGGAAATATTTAATTTTAATGTCATGGAAGAGGCGAAACGCTTTTACCGAAGATTTTATCAAATGGATTTTTCTCTGCCCCATGTCAACCGGTCGTTCAGCAAGCCGGACAGGGAATGGCAGTGGGCATAACCATACAGGAGATAAAAAATGGATGTTACAAAATATGACCGCTCAGCCAGGGGAAAGAATGCCCCTTTGTATGAATATTACGCAAAGAAAATAAAAGATGAAACCTGCATGGTGTCCGGCCGTTGCCTTGATGCCGGATGCGGCGGCGGGTATCTTGGCCTGGCCCTTGCCGGGATCACCGATCTTGAATTTACTTTTCTGGATATCTCGGCTGAAATGCTTGAAAAGGCCGATGCACATATCGTGGAAGACGGGCTTGAAACCCGGGCCAAAACCTTGAAGGCCGATGTTCACGAGATCCCTTTGCCGGACGGGTGCATGGATCTTGTGATCAGCCGCGGCTCCATTCCGTTCTGGAATGATCCGGGCAAGGCATTGTCGGAAATTTACCGGGTATTGGCCCCCAATGGAAAAGCCTTTGTGGGCGGCGGCCGGGGCACCCCTGAAATGCGCGAACAGTTTGAACGGAACATGAAAAAGGACGGGGGGCGCGGCCCGGGTGGCAAAAGACGACAGCCCGGCGGTCCGGACGATCCCTGGCAGATATTGAAACGCCGTGATTTTAATCAAATTCTAAAGGACGTGGGAATTCCCCGCTTCTCTGCGCCCATAGAGTCGGATGGCCGGTGGATACGGCTTTGGAAATAAGCAGATACCTGATATAAAAGAGTTATGGGATCGGGACTTCAAAATTGATGAAAGGAAATATAATGGGATGTAAAACGCATCAGTCATCCAGGGATTATGGTTGCGCATGGGCAAGGCGCGCGGTCATGTTCTGTCTGCTCATATTCCCGGCATGGTTTGGATCTGCAGCCCACGCCCAGGTATCCGTGCCAAAGGATATTGAAGCCCCGGTTGACAAGGCCGTGGATACCCGTCAGGCCACCCAGGCGACCCGGGAAAAATGGGATGCCCAACGTCAAAAGCTTGCGGAGGAATATGACCGCTTGAAAGCGGAAAATGAGCAGTTGGCCTTTGCCAATAAAAACTTGAGCCAACAGCTCGGGGAACTGGAAAAATCGACCCAGGATCTTGCCCGGGAAAAAGAGGAGACCCTGCGGATCAGAACTGAACTGGCCCCGTTTCTAAAAGAACAGCTTGAACGCCTGAAATCCCTTGTGGCCGCCGACGCCCCATTCTTATCCCGGGAACGCAAGGATCGGCTGGCCCGGCTGGCCGTAATTCTGGATGACCCGGAGATCACCATTGCGGAGAAATACAGAAAAATGATGGAAGCCCTGTTTGTGGAGGCCGAATACGGCAACACGGTGGAGGTGTACCGGGAAAAAATTGTTGTGGACGGTACACAGGTTCTTGCTGACATTTTTCGCATGGGTCGGGTGGCCTTATTTTTTCTGGCCCTGGACCGTGAAAGCGCAGGGCTTTTTGACGTGGCAAACAACCAATGGCACACCTTGGACAAAACCCGGGTGCCGGCTGTTGAGGCAGTTGTGGAAATGGCGGGCAAGCACCGGCCCATGGAGGTGGTCACCATGCCCATCGGGGCCATTGCTCCGGAAAAGTGGGCGCAGCAATGATACCGGTGAGATACGTGACGACTTCTTTTTTGCTTTGCCTCATCCTGGCCACCACGGTTATCTGTGTCCCTGCGTCGAACGTCATGGCAGCAGATATGCGTAAATCCTATGCGGTCCTTGAACAAAAACGCCAGGAAATGGCTGATAAAGCCGCAAAAGAACTTGAGGCGGCCAAGGCCGAAGCCCGGGAAAATGCCTTGGCCATAAAACAGGACAAAGATGCCTTGATTTCGGCCATTGCAGCATTGAAAGCCAAAAACAGCCGTCTTCAGACGAATAACGAGGGGCTTAAGGAAAAAATTGACGTCCTGGCCGACGAACAGGCTAAATTGCAGAGCACTCTTGAAGAGTCCAGAATGGTGAACAAGGAGCTGGCAGGTTTTGTTAAAACCTCTGCCAAGGACCTTAACAGCCTGTTGGTCCAAAGTCCCCAAAGCGCCTTTAACAAGGACCGGAACAGTTTTCTGAACGTCCTGGTCAACCAGGAGCGGTTCTGGTCCATGGATGATATCCGGCAGATGTCCGATAGCCTGTTTGACGAAATTCTGGCGTCGGGAGAGGTGGCTCTGCGCCAGGGCATGGTGGTGGACCGCCAGGGAAAAGACAGGACAGCACAGATTTTGTCCATCGGCAATTTTACATCTTTTTATGTCCTCAAAGATGATGAAGGCCGGGAATCGGAAACAGGCTTTCTGCTCTATTCGGACCAAAGCAGCCGGTTCTTTGCCCTGTCCAAGCTGCCCTCAAAAAAAATCGTTGACCAGATTGATACCTATCTTGCCGGGCAAAGCGATTGTGTGCCTGTGGATATCTCTAAAGGCGGGGCGCTTCGGCGGTTTACCCATGAATTGAATCTGATGGATCAGGTACCCAAGGGCGGGCCGCTTGTCTGGCCCATCCTGACCATTCTCGGACTTGCCGTTCTTATCCTGCTGGAGCGTGCGGTATTCTTTTGGCGTCACCAGATCCGGATTGCGCCGTTTATGGCAAAACTCGCCTCGCTGATGGAATCCGGAAACTTTCAGGCGTGCCAGGCGTTGATGGAGTCCAATAAGCAGGGCTTCATTCCCCAGGTTTTGCTCAAGGCCCTGTCTGCAAAGGATCAGACTCGCACGGATATGGAGAATGTGCTCCAGGAGGCGATACTGGCCAAGATCCCCGTCATTGAACGGTTTTTGTCCACCCTGGGCATGCTGGCCGCCATTGCGCCGCTCATGGGGCTTTTGGGAACGGTGACAGGGATGATTAATACCTTCCATGTAATCACCTATTACGGGGCCGGGGACCCCAGGATGATGTCAGGCGGTATCTCCGAGGCCCTGGTCACCACCATGCTCGGATTGACTGTGGCCATTCCCATTATGCTGTTCCACACACTGTTGTCCCGGCGTGTGGAAACCCAGATCAGCACCATTGAGGAAAAATCTGTGGCTTTGTTAATATGGTGTTCAAGGCAAGGAACGAATGCCGGGACACCGAGGCTTTCAACACAACAGACGGGAAAAAGGGTTAAGGAACGATCCGGATGGACGAGTTTTTTTACCAGATGGCTGCGTATATCCGTTCCGGCGGCGTGGTGATGGTGCCCATATTGTGCGTATCCATTGTGATGTGGGTATTGATCTTCAACCGCCTCTTTTTTTTGCGCCGCCTCTATGTGAAAAACATGCCCAGGGCCATGGCCGGGGAACTGGTCAAAAATAACCAGTGGCCCGAAAAGAGATATAAAGGCGCCAACGCCTTTTTGGTTCGCGAATTTTTAGCCCGGCGCAGCCCGGTGTATGACCCGGATCTGGATGAACATATTTTGGATGAAACGGTTATGAATCTGACCGCCTCCCTGGACCAATACCTCTCCTTGATAGGCGTACTCTCTGCCGTGGCACCGCTCATGGGGCTTTTGGGTACGGTGGTGGGAATGATGGAGACCTTTGATGTGATCACCGTATTCGGCACGGGCAATGTCCGGGCCATGGCCTCGGGGATTTCCGTGGCCCTGGTGACCACCCAGACCGGCCTGATGGTCTCCATACCCGGGCTCTACATGAGCGGGTGGCTGAACCGGCGGGCCTCAAATCTTAAACACCGCATCGCCTCTACCGCCATGTATCTTAAACCCTTTATTCACAACAGGAGTGTTTCATGCTGAATATATCCGCATCCAGGCGGGCGGCGAAAAAGAGCCTTGAACTCAATATTGCGCCCCTGATCGATATGGTGTTCATTCTTTTGATCTTTTTTCTGGTCACCACCTCCTTTGTCAAGGAGACCGGGGTGGATATCTCACGGCCCACGGCCAGTACGGCGGTGGCGAAAACCAAATCCACCATTCTCATCGGCATCACCCGGGACAATACCATTCACCTGGACCGCAGGGAAATTGATGTCCGGGCCGTGCGCTCGGGTGTTGAACGGGCCATGGCTGAAAATCCGGAATCCTCGGTGGTCATCGTGGCGGACAAGGAGAGCAGAACCGGTCTTGTGATTTCGGTGATGGATGCCTGTAAACTGGCCGGGGCTGAAAACGTAGCCCTTGCCGCAAGCCTGCCCGAAGGTGGATAGATGACCAGTTTCGCACAGCCGGCATATGGGGAAAAATCCCGCAGATTTCGTCCGGGTACGGTTTTAATCTGGATCACGGCCATTGTTCTGGCCCTGGGGCTTAATGTGTTTATTTTTGGAATTTTGCCGACCTTTATCCAACGGGTGCCCGATGCACCGGATAACCAGGAAGTGATCCAGGCCATCCAGGTTGTCCGGATCAAACGCCCGGAGACGCCGCCGCACAAAAAGACGCCGCCCAAACCGCCTGAGCCGCCCAAGGAGGTGGTGTCAGCCACGAAAATTGTGCAGAAACAAATCCAAAGACCGGCGATTGCCAGGCCGAATCTGTCTGTGGACTTGAACCCCAATCTGCCCCAATTGCCGAACAGCATTGCCCTGGGCCCGCTGTCAAATTTTTCCATGAAAGCAGACATTCCCCAGGGGCTGTTTTCGACCTCAGAACTGGATATGCCCCTGCAGGCGCTGGTGCGGATGCCTGCGTCCTATCCCCTGCGGGCCCGCAGGCTCGGCATTGAGGGCTGGGTTAAAGTGGAATTCATTGTCACCAGTGAGGGCCGGGTGCGGGATATCAAGGTGGTGGCGGCCGAGCCCAAGGGGGTGTTTGAATCCAGTGTAATGCAATCCGTCTCCCAATACCGGTTCAAACCGGGAACCGTGGACGGCAGTGCCGTGGCGGTGCGTGTCATCACCACCATCCGGTTTAAGATGGAGGAGTAATGGATAGAGTGTTGCGGGTTTGCTTTGTGTCTGTTTTCATGATGCTTTCTCCCTGTATATTGTTGGCAGCCGCCCAGGAAGGCGAACCCTTGCCGTTTGCTGCAGGGATGTGTGCAAACAAGGTGGCAGGACTTATGGACGAGAAAAGTTATGCCAAAGCGATTCAAGAGATTGAATCCTTCCAGGCCAAGGCAGACACCGTTGATCCTGACACGGCACATAAAAAGGGGTACACCCATTATTACCTGGATTTTCTCCTGGGCAACTGCTGCATGATGATGGAAAAGCAGGGGGCGGGCTTCGTCAAAAAAGCGACATTCGCCTATGAACGGGCCGTAAAAAAATACGATGGGTTCTACCAGGGATGGCTGAATCTGGGGCAGTGCCGGTATACCCTTAAACAGATGGGCAAGGCGGCCCACGCCTTTGTCCGGGGGTATGATACATCCCCGGAAAAGCAGGGGGCGTATCTTTACCAGGCCGCAGCATGTTACTATTTTAACGCCGATTATCACAATGCCCTGGAGGCCTTTAACCGGCTGATGAAAAACCATCCCGCTGACGTGACCCTTGACCGGAAAGAGTTGATGGTCAACATCCTTTTTTCCCTTAAAAAGAATCGCCAGGCTTTGCCGTATATCAAGGAGCTGGCGGCCAAATCCAAGGGTGATAAACAAAGGACCTGGCAGGAGGTGTTGCTGTATCAGTACATGGAACTCGGCATGGATAAGGAGGCGGTCGCTTATGCCGGGACATTGACCCGGCAGGAACCCGAAGAGCCGAAATGGTGGCGTGCCCTGGCCCATATTCACCTTGAGAAGAACCGCCTTGAAAAAGGACTTGAAGCCTTCATGATCTACAGTTTCACAACGCCGTTGACCGCATCAGAAACCAAACTTTTGGCAGATCTCTATGCCGGGTGCAACATCCCACTGGAAGCGGCCAGGGTCTATGAAGACTGGCTGGGAAAGATTCAAAAAAGCCCGGAGGGCCTCTCTGGAGAGGGAACGAAAAATATGACGGACCGTTTCCTTGCCATCGCCAGGGCCTACCAGCAGGGCAGGGATTACCAGGCCGCCCTTAACTGGGCGGACAGGGGACTATCCCAGGGCTGTGACGCACGGCTTCTGGCCTTTAAGGCAGACCTGCTGTTCCGGGAGAAAAATTACAAGGCCGCATACGTTGCATATAAAGAACTTGCCGGTCGCGAACGCTCCCCGGGCCGCTCCTGGCTTATGGCCGGCTACGCCGCCTTGAGCTGTGATAGCCCCCAACAGGCAAAACAGGCCTTTTCCCTTGCCTGTAAATCTCCCAAGGTAAAATCGGCAGCATTAACAGCTCTGGAACAGATCCGGGCCATGCAGGCCACAGAAAAAATTTAACTTTGAATGAATTGTGATATAGATCGAATTGATATGTTAATCTATCTTGGTCGATCATCCTATCGTCGGCCGATCAGGGCATGGCTGTCCTACTCTTTTATTTCCCAGCGACAGTTGGTTCCGATAAACCCGGCTTCCAGCTGAACCCTTCGAATTTTTTCAGTGATTTCACATTTGAGGTTGTGAGGTTTACCCTTAAATTCTTCATACTCACCCTTGGTCATCTTTCCCCCGCCCCAGATTTGTACAGGATTCTTCCCGTGATGGACGAACATCTGCTGGTGGACCATAAACTGTGACGGTAAAATCCGCCGCAGCTCATCCCAGTGGGACGGAAAACGGAACATCCCGTTTTGATCCGTTACTGTCTCTTCAGAGACCCCTTTATCATCCTTCCATTTAAAATTGCGCACCACCTTCACACCGGCCAGGGGCTTTCCTTCAAACAGCAGCTGACCATCAAATCCTGATGCGACACAAACTTTTTCACCTTTCAATAAGGACATACCACTTGCCTCCACGACCACGGGAGCCATAGTGCTCAAAAATAAAATCATCCATCCCAGATGTAACATGATTCCCAAGTCCTTCCCGATTTTGTGCTGTGTTTCGT
This window contains:
- a CDS encoding TonB-dependent receptor → MNCNEIKPKRNIFLGVCLVVALILNTPYAMGAETGDEESQTDVQELEPLTVTGSKRSTRPDLQPDSLTNPYRTEASTEFATEVFTREDIKNFKPKDLNDLIDKAAGIDITYQGRKSPYFIRQRGGGSFTYIIDGAVLPPSVNRILYKFPVASIEELKVVRGATSLTLGPTIPIGASSSGSGINTGFIIIRTRQPEKTEGTLRTSVEKSVGGHPVGYSADLYVGTRMKNEAGTEAYVGVLGSKMDRSSQDTWFDGQESYGGMANAGFSAGKFNLNMMVYQDTGRFEMQRGVLEDGSLDDAKWYYDPLKVRVLSTDGSLKWTSNQVTLFNVFKTDYEQNEHNGYFDSTSVTEKEEYTEETSGFGLRHNARFGGTLVQAGIQMSSSTGYGPNLSKGYNRYDTTVTGFSASVEQSLFNNNLILDLGGRWDEKHIDNSSAARSESLANDDANNDVDMAPAKVVAFGAHWKMTDRVTLDGRYFYGDQGTSGDFDMRLEDDATPHAEKQERIEIGLGVKIVSFFNPTLTWFRVDTENEKSATSDTYETDTGTYYYYTESDTLRQGIELAVQGTICQNTFYKASWTYMLKNESTSDGVTTDEIGLYSPENIFGLTLTHHWNAYRFNLSVKQVDEWTSTRSARSDVTTGGLGGYTRVDANISRDFILRNMLMNVAIFGRNLGDENYSTRYVTGYYPDRGRTLGMEVSFSF
- a CDS encoding radical SAM protein, yielding MANLTCHICEQGCVLAEGKTGVCGMYEQKNGRIEERFADQYLVACPISIETMPILHYFPGGKFLQISTTGCNFNCPGCISTTIVREMPRESRVFQTLTPEQIVEKAIQEGCMGIAFLMNDPLASFPTFLRVAKLARAKGLQVGCSSNTYFTETSLVQITPYLNFINVGMKGFLDNAYYRCGASSGIAPVLRNIRTLVASGVHVEISAILMKDNEEELADLAMFIAQISPTIPFQVMRFIPFENADISQEPTVCEAEEFCRTLRKILPFVYLFNTPGTELLHTTCPKCNLTVYRRNFYGPMGAKPYGVLPASENDGKCPQCRCDLNMIGASSDSAFQEGDFEGGYPFTRALEIVEAMLIAMGVRDKRKLAKAWESLLEKGGLKKLHHGIQTPRTYIETVRRFGKIADASESAEDLAGFLEEKLAYINAGVSMATHLPRVYYTMAKPLFYINHERLENQLVETAGGISVNKSMDSVGRPGRNFTKERLVALNPDVIFISAFISNSVTDFCEECLQLDIQVNAVKKEQIYTPPSPGWDFGSPRWILGLMFMANVLHPEIFNFNVMEEAKRFYRRFYQMDFSLPHVNRSFSKPDREWQWA
- a CDS encoding class I SAM-dependent methyltransferase → MDVTKYDRSARGKNAPLYEYYAKKIKDETCMVSGRCLDAGCGGGYLGLALAGITDLEFTFLDISAEMLEKADAHIVEDGLETRAKTLKADVHEIPLPDGCMDLVISRGSIPFWNDPGKALSEIYRVLAPNGKAFVGGGRGTPEMREQFERNMKKDGGRGPGGKRRQPGGPDDPWQILKRRDFNQILKDVGIPRFSAPIESDGRWIRLWK
- a CDS encoding DUF3450 domain-containing protein, whose product is MGCKTHQSSRDYGCAWARRAVMFCLLIFPAWFGSAAHAQVSVPKDIEAPVDKAVDTRQATQATREKWDAQRQKLAEEYDRLKAENEQLAFANKNLSQQLGELEKSTQDLAREKEETLRIRTELAPFLKEQLERLKSLVAADAPFLSRERKDRLARLAVILDDPEITIAEKYRKMMEALFVEAEYGNTVEVYREKIVVDGTQVLADIFRMGRVALFFLALDRESAGLFDVANNQWHTLDKTRVPAVEAVVEMAGKHRPMEVVTMPIGAIAPEKWAQQ
- a CDS encoding MotA/TolQ/ExbB proton channel family protein; the protein is MTTSFLLCLILATTVICVPASNVMAADMRKSYAVLEQKRQEMADKAAKELEAAKAEARENALAIKQDKDALISAIAALKAKNSRLQTNNEGLKEKIDVLADEQAKLQSTLEESRMVNKELAGFVKTSAKDLNSLLVQSPQSAFNKDRNSFLNVLVNQERFWSMDDIRQMSDSLFDEILASGEVALRQGMVVDRQGKDRTAQILSIGNFTSFYVLKDDEGRESETGFLLYSDQSSRFFALSKLPSKKIVDQIDTYLAGQSDCVPVDISKGGALRRFTHELNLMDQVPKGGPLVWPILTILGLAVLILLERAVFFWRHQIRIAPFMAKLASLMESGNFQACQALMESNKQGFIPQVLLKALSAKDQTRTDMENVLQEAILAKIPVIERFLSTLGMLAAIAPLMGLLGTVTGMINTFHVITYYGAGDPRMMSGGISEALVTTMLGLTVAIPIMLFHTLLSRRVETQISTIEEKSVALLIWCSRQGTNAGTPRLSTQQTGKRVKERSGWTSFFTRWLRISVPAAW
- a CDS encoding MotA/TolQ/ExbB proton channel family protein, which codes for MDEFFYQMAAYIRSGGVVMVPILCVSIVMWVLIFNRLFFLRRLYVKNMPRAMAGELVKNNQWPEKRYKGANAFLVREFLARRSPVYDPDLDEHILDETVMNLTASLDQYLSLIGVLSAVAPLMGLLGTVVGMMETFDVITVFGTGNVRAMASGISVALVTTQTGLMVSIPGLYMSGWLNRRASNLKHRIASTAMYLKPFIHNRSVSC
- a CDS encoding biopolymer transporter ExbD encodes the protein MLNISASRRAAKKSLELNIAPLIDMVFILLIFFLVTTSFVKETGVDISRPTASTAVAKTKSTILIGITRDNTIHLDRREIDVRAVRSGVERAMAENPESSVVIVADKESRTGLVISVMDACKLAGAENVALAASLPEGG
- a CDS encoding energy transducer TonB, with the translated sequence MTSFAQPAYGEKSRRFRPGTVLIWITAIVLALGLNVFIFGILPTFIQRVPDAPDNQEVIQAIQVVRIKRPETPPHKKTPPKPPEPPKEVVSATKIVQKQIQRPAIARPNLSVDLNPNLPQLPNSIALGPLSNFSMKADIPQGLFSTSELDMPLQALVRMPASYPLRARRLGIEGWVKVEFIVTSEGRVRDIKVVAAEPKGVFESSVMQSVSQYRFKPGTVDGSAVAVRVITTIRFKMEE
- a CDS encoding tetratricopeptide repeat protein yields the protein MDRVLRVCFVSVFMMLSPCILLAAAQEGEPLPFAAGMCANKVAGLMDEKSYAKAIQEIESFQAKADTVDPDTAHKKGYTHYYLDFLLGNCCMMMEKQGAGFVKKATFAYERAVKKYDGFYQGWLNLGQCRYTLKQMGKAAHAFVRGYDTSPEKQGAYLYQAAACYYFNADYHNALEAFNRLMKNHPADVTLDRKELMVNILFSLKKNRQALPYIKELAAKSKGDKQRTWQEVLLYQYMELGMDKEAVAYAGTLTRQEPEEPKWWRALAHIHLEKNRLEKGLEAFMIYSFTTPLTASETKLLADLYAGCNIPLEAARVYEDWLGKIQKSPEGLSGEGTKNMTDRFLAIARAYQQGRDYQAALNWADRGLSQGCDARLLAFKADLLFREKNYKAAYVAYKELAGRERSPGRSWLMAGYAALSCDSPQQAKQAFSLACKSPKVKSAALTALEQIRAMQATEKI
- a CDS encoding DUF6795 domain-containing protein, whose product is MSLLKGEKVCVASGFDGQLLFEGKPLAGVKVVRNFKWKDDKGVSEETVTDQNGMFRFPSHWDELRRILPSQFMVHQQMFVHHGKNPVQIWGGGKMTKGEYEEFKGKPHNLKCEITEKIRRVQLEAGFIGTNCRWEIKE